The Myxococcota bacterium region TGGTACACGGCGATGATCGCCGCGGGCTTGCCGTTGAGCCGCCCGCGCTGGTTGTAGTTCAGGCCGCCGAGCTCGATGCGCGCCACGTCGCGCAGCTTGATCTGCGCGCCGTCCGGATCGGAGCGCACCACGATGTCGCCGAAATCGTCGGCGGTCACGAGCCGGCCCTGCGCGCGCACGCTCCAGGTGAACTCCTGGCCGGGGGGCGCGGGCTCGCCGCCGATCTTGCCCGACGGGTTCACGGTGTTCTGCTTCTGCACCGCGTCGACCAGGTCGGGCACGGTGAGTCCCAGGCGCGCCAGCTGGTCCGGTTTCACCCAGATGCGCATCGCGTAGTCACTCGTGCCGAACAGCACCACGTCGCCCACGCCGGGCACGCGCTTCAGCGCGTCCATGATGTTGATGTTGGCGTAGTTGCCCAGGAACGCGTCGCTGTAGGCGGCGTTCGGCGAGTAGAGCGAGAACAGGATCAGCGGGTTCGAGGTGGACTTCTTGACCGTGACTCCGAAGTTGCGCACGTCGGCGGGCAGGCTGGCCGACGCCTGGTTCACGCGGTTCTGGACCAGCACGTTGTCCATGTCGATGTTGGTCGAGACCTCGAACGACACGCGCAGGGTCATGGTGCCGTCGTTCGCGTTCACCGAGCGCAGGTAGATCATGTAGTCGACGCCGTTCACCTGCTGCTCGATCGGCGTGGCGGTCGATTGCTCGATGGTGAGCGCGTCGGCGCCGGTGTAGGTCGCCTGGACCTGGATCTCGGGCGGGACGATGTCGGGGTACTGGGCGATCGGCAGGCGGCTCATCGCCACCACGCCCACGATCACCATCATGATCGAGATCACGATCGCGACGATCGGCCTGCGAACGAAGAAGTAGTCACCCTGTACGGTGTGTGACTCTTCCACGGATCACCCCCCGACTGGCTTGGGATCTACCGTGACTCCGGCGCGGACTTTCTGCAGGCCCTCGACCACGACCCGATCGCCGGGCGCGAGGCCCTTCTCGATCACGCGCAGGCCGCCGCTGCTGGGTCCGGCCTCGACCGTGCGCAGCTCGATCTTGTTGTCGGACCCCACCACCGCCACCTGCTCCATGCCCTGCAGGTCACTGACCGCGCGCTCTGGAACGAGCAGCGCCTGGTGGCGCACGTCGACGATCGCGCGCACGCGCGCGTACTGACCGGGGCGCAGCGTGTAGTTCGGGTTGGGGAACTCGCCCTTGACCTCGATCGTGCCGGTGCGCTGGTCGATCTCGCGGTTCACCACGATCACCCGGCCCGGCTCGGGGTATTGGCGCCCGTCGACCAGGAACAGCTCGAGACTCGCGCTCTGGTCGTTGCGCGGGTCCGCGCCGGCGCCGACCTGATTCACCCGGTCGGCGAAGCGCAGATAGTCGCGCTCGGCGAGCGGGAACGAGACCCGGATCGGGTCGACCTGCGACACGGTCGTGAGTGGCTGCGGGTCGCCGGGGCCCACGAGCTCGCCGAGCTGGCGCTTGGCGGTGCCCACGACGCCGTTGATCGGCGAGCGGATCTCGGCGAACTCGACGTCGAGCCGGGCCTTGTCGACCAAGGCCTTCTGGGCCTGAACCTGGGCCTCCGCTGCGCGGTTGGCCTGGATCGCGTCGTCGAGCTCGCGCTGACTCACTGCGCCTTCCTTGGCCAGCGGAGTGAACCGCGCCACGTCTTGTCGCGTCTTCTCGAGCTGGGCCGAGGCGCGGCCCAGGTCGCCGCGCGCCTGCTCGAGCGCCGCGCGCAGCGGCCGCGGATCGATCGTGAACAACAGGTCGCCCTTCTTGACGATGCGGCCTTCCTGGTAATTCTGCGCGATCAGGTAGCCCGTGACCTGCGCGCGGATCTCGGCGTCGACCGTCCCCTGGGTGGTCCCGATCCACTCGCCTTTGATCGGCACGTCGCGCTGGACCACCTCGGCAACCTGCACGGGAATGGCGGCCGCGGCGCCGGGCTGCTGCGGCTTGCACGCCAGCGGCGCGAGCGCGCAAGACACCACGAGCGTTGCGGCGGAAATCGACGGCCTGCCCATCGCGCCGTTATAACACTAACGGGACAAACGCGGACGGCGGCGCCGGATGAAACCGGCCAAGACCGGCTTCATCGCCACGCACAGCCCGACCCACGCTCCGCCCAGCCCGAGCGTCACGAGGTCGAAGCGCACGTCCGGGGTGACTCGCCGCTGCGGGAGAACTGCGCCTGCAAGCCACACGCAGGACGCGTGCAGCAGCGCGGTGTAGAGCGGCGGGCCCAGCCAGACCACGCGCTCGAGCGCGCGAGCCCCGCGGCGCCACAAGAGCGCGAGGCCGGCCATCCCCAGGGGTACGGAGCACGACAGCGCGAAGGGCAAGACCCGGGCGGTCGCGAACAAGAAGCGAGTCAGCGTGTCGTCGGGCACGACCACGCTGAAGCAGTTCATGTTCAGCGCGTAGCAGCCGGCGCCCGTCGCGTAGCCCGTGACGGAGAACAGCGCGAGCCCCGGCAGGGACAGCGCGACGGCCCAGTAGCTCTCCTCGTTCACGCGCTCAGGATGGCGGCGCGAGCGCGCGGCGCAAGAGCTTCCCCGACTCGGTGCGCGGGAGCGATGGCACCAGATAGAGCGCGCGCGGCACCTTGTAGCCCGCGATCCGCTCGCGGCAGAACGAGGCCAGCTCGGAGTGACTCAAGCTGGATCCCGGCCGGACCACCACCCAGGCCGAGACGCGCGCGCCGAACGCGGCGTCGGACTCGGCGGCGACGGCGGCGTCGGCCACCGAGGGGTGCTCGCGCAGCGTGGCCTCGACCTCGGCCGGGTAGACGTTCTCGCCGCCGGTCACGATCAGGTCGCTGCGCCGGTCGAGCACGCGCAAGTCGCCCGAGCCGTCGAGCGCGCCGACGTCGCCGGTGTGCAGCCAGCCGTCGCGCAGCGCGCGCGCGGTCGCTTCGGGCCGCCGCAGGTAGCCCGTCATGAGCGTCGGCCCGCGCACGGCGATCTCGCCCGGCTCCCCGGCCGGCAGCGTGACTCCCTCGGGAGACACGATGCGCAGCTCGTTGCAGAACAGCGGGCGGCCGATCGCGTCGCCGGGCGCGCGCGCCCGCTCGAGCGGGAGCGTCGCGACCTGGGACGCCGCCTCGGTGAGTCCGTAGGTGGTCACGATCGGGAAGCCGAGCCGGCGCGCGCGGCGCAGGAGCGGCGCGGGCGCGGGCCCGCCGCCCACGAGCACGGCGCGCAGCCGCGGCGGCGCCGGCCGCTCACCCCATGCGTCGAGCACGCGCTCGAGCATGTTCGCGACCAGCGACACCAGCGTGACGTCGCCCCAGTCGAGCTCGGCCGCCACGCGCGCGGGATCGAAGCGTTCGTGCACGGTGACCGCGGCGC contains the following coding sequences:
- the menE gene encoding o-succinylbenzoate--CoA ligase yields the protein MRQRTWLGARAALTPDAPALDCAGVTWTFGELEREARARARSLAALGVTPGDLVAALVPNGAELVALVHAAQLAGAALVPLNLRLTPRELAFQLGDARPRLLVHAPELVTTVQAACAETPGLRRAATPLPAAPADAPLCDQIELAAACAVVYTSGTTGAPKGAVLSHAAFLWSAIGSAFHLCNAPGDHWLACLPLQHVGGLAILYRSALTGAAVTVHERFDPARVAAELDWGDVTLVSLVANMLERVLDAWGERPAPPRLRAVLVGGGPAPAPLLRRARRLGFPIVTTYGLTEAASQVATLPLERARAPGDAIGRPLFCNELRIVSPEGVTLPAGEPGEIAVRGPTLMTGYLRRPEATARALRDGWLHTGDVGALDGSGDLRVLDRRSDLIVTGGENVYPAEVEATLREHPSVADAAVAAESDAAFGARVSAWVVVRPGSSLSHSELASFCRERIAGYKVPRALYLVPSLPRTESGKLLRRALAPPS
- a CDS encoding efflux RND transporter periplasmic adaptor subunit, whose translation is MGRPSISAATLVVSCALAPLACKPQQPGAAAAIPVQVAEVVQRDVPIKGEWIGTTQGTVDAEIRAQVTGYLIAQNYQEGRIVKKGDLLFTIDPRPLRAALEQARGDLGRASAQLEKTRQDVARFTPLAKEGAVSQRELDDAIQANRAAEAQVQAQKALVDKARLDVEFAEIRSPINGVVGTAKRQLGELVGPGDPQPLTTVSQVDPIRVSFPLAERDYLRFADRVNQVGAGADPRNDQSASLELFLVDGRQYPEPGRVIVVNREIDQRTGTIEVKGEFPNPNYTLRPGQYARVRAIVDVRHQALLVPERAVSDLQGMEQVAVVGSDNKIELRTVEAGPSSGGLRVIEKGLAPGDRVVVEGLQKVRAGVTVDPKPVGG